The window CTTCCCGAGGTCGAGACCGTCCGCATGGGCCTGGCGAAGTGGGTGACCGGCCGCACCATCGCCACCGCCGAGGTGCTGCACCCGCGCGCGATCCGGCGGCACCTGCCCGGCGACGCCCATTTCGCGGCGGTGCTCGCCGGGCGTACCGTGCTGGACGTCTCCCGCCGCGGCAAGTACCTGTGGCTGCCGCTCGACTCCGGTGACGCGATCATCGGCCACCTCGGCATGTCCGGCCAGCTGTTGATGCAGCCGGCCGACGCCGAGGACGAGAAACACCTGCGGATCCGGTTCACCTTCACCGACGGCGGCCCGCAGCTGCGGTTCGTCGACCAGCGCACGTTCGGCGGCCTGTCGGTCTCCGAGGGCGGCGCCGAACTCCCCGACGAGATCTCGCACATCGCCCGCGACCCGATGGACCCGCTCTTCGACGACGCGGCCTTCAACGCCCGGATGCGTGGCCGGCACACCGAGGTCAAACGGGCCCTGCTCGACCAGACCCTGATCTCCGGGGTCGGCAACATCTACGCCGACGAGGCCCTCTGGCGGGCCAAGCTGCACGGCACACGGCCCACCGACCAGCTCACCCGCCCGGCCGTGGCCCGGCTCCTCGGCCATGTCCGTGACGTCCTCGGCGAGGCCATCGTCGCCGGTGGCACCAGCTTCGACGAGCTCTACGTCAACGTCAACGGCGAGAGCGGCTACTTCGACAGGTCCCTCAACGCCTACGGCCGCGAGAACGAGCCCTGCCATCGTTGCGGCGCGATCATCCGTCGCGAGCAGTTCATGAATCGGTCCAGCTTCAGCTGCCCCCGCTGCCAACCCAAACCCCGCAAGCCCTGATCCGGTACGCCGTGGGCCGCCCTCGACCGCAGCCCACCCCTCCCGTGGCTACAGCGCGAAGCCCGAAACCACGCCCGGCCTCCAACGCGACCGCCGGGCGTGTGCGCCGGTGACCGGGCTGTCCCGGGCTCGCCGGGACAGCCCTGAGAACTAGCCGGGGGTGCCGGCCGGGGTCTCGCTCACCTGCGGGGCGGCATCGGTGGCCAGTCCGAACCCGGCTCCCCGCCGGCCCATCAGGCGGCGGGCGGCGGTGAGCAGCGGGGCGGGTACCCCGTACACGATGTGGCCGTCGCCGGGTCGTACCCCGTCGCCGTCCCAGCTCTGATACGCCGACCAGGGCCCCTCGAAGGTGCAGATCCGCACACCCAGATCCCGGTACAGCGGATGAGTCGGCACCCCCGGATTGAGTACCACCCGGTGCAGGCCGCGTCGGGCGGCGAGGCGAACGGTCAGCGCAACCGGTCCCACCCCGCCGGAACCGGCCGGCGCCCGGTCGAGGAACAACCCCTCGACCCCGTCGGCGCGCCAGGCGTCGACATCGGCCAGGACGTCGGCCAGGGAACGACTGCCCCAATCGAGGTCGATCCGGCCGAGGGACTGGTGCAGGGTGCGTCGGTCGCCGGGCTGCTCGCGGACGATCCAGGTGTCGGCGTCCAGTTCCAGCTCGGGCGACGGATGGGCGTACGGGGGGAACAGGGTTTTCACGGCGTCCTCCGTAGGTCGGCGGCGGTCAGGGCGACGATGAGCAGTCCGGCCAGATGGGTGGCGGCGAGGACCGCGACGGCCGCGGGCAGCAGCCCGGACGGCGAGGCGAACAGGGCGAGCACCGCGGCGGCCAGCGGCGGGATGGCGGCGAGGGTCGCGGCGATCCCGTGCCG of the Actinoplanes sichuanensis genome contains:
- the mutM gene encoding bifunctional DNA-formamidopyrimidine glycosylase/DNA-(apurinic or apyrimidinic site) lyase, which gives rise to MPELPEVETVRMGLAKWVTGRTIATAEVLHPRAIRRHLPGDAHFAAVLAGRTVLDVSRRGKYLWLPLDSGDAIIGHLGMSGQLLMQPADAEDEKHLRIRFTFTDGGPQLRFVDQRTFGGLSVSEGGAELPDEISHIARDPMDPLFDDAAFNARMRGRHTEVKRALLDQTLISGVGNIYADEALWRAKLHGTRPTDQLTRPAVARLLGHVRDVLGEAIVAGGTSFDELYVNVNGESGYFDRSLNAYGRENEPCHRCGAIIRREQFMNRSSFSCPRCQPKPRKP
- a CDS encoding spherulation-specific family 4 protein; the encoded protein is MKTLFPPYAHPSPELELDADTWIVREQPGDRRTLHQSLGRIDLDWGSRSLADVLADVDAWRADGVEGLFLDRAPAGSGGVGPVALTVRLAARRGLHRVVLNPGVPTHPLYRDLGVRICTFEGPWSAYQSWDGDGVRPGDGHIVYGVPAPLLTAARRLMGRRGAGFGLATDAAPQVSETPAGTPG